Within the Vibrio tasmaniensis genome, the region CGCTTGTGGAGCTGGGTTCTGAGCTACGTTCCATTGTTGGAACAGTAGGAAAGAAACCAAAGCCAATGCGATTAACAGGATATTACGTTGAGAATCCATCGTTATTTATCTCTGTCTTGTTTTTGGACTGGTGGAACGGGGTCAAAGCCCCCTTCGTTCAAAGGATGGCATTTTAATAGACGTTTGCCTGATAACCAACACCCTTTTACAAAACCGTGAGCTTTCAACGCTTCTATCGCATATAAAGAGCAGGTTGGAGTAAATCGGCAGCGTGGGCCGATGAGTGGACTAATAAACCATCTATATAAATAGATGGGTATTAGCGCTATCCACGCGAAGGGCGAGACAGGCGAAGCCATAATTTGTCGAGTAGCTTGAACATTTCTTCATTGCTTAAATCTTGCGCGCTCTTCTTAGCGATTACAACATAATCTTTGTTAGGAAGTTTGTGTTGAGTGTTACGAAAGCTTTCACGAGTAAGACGCTTGAATCGGTTACGACCAACGGCGGTTTTAATCTGCTTTTTCGGAACAGCTAATCCAAGGCGAGGATTTGAAAGAGAGTTATTTCGGGCAATGATGGTGAAATGAGGGGAGCCTGCTCGATGAGCTTGCTTGAAGACATTCTGATAATGTTCGGGAGTTAACAAGCGTAACTCCCGACCGAAGGCTAGCTTATTCAAAATAATCAAAGATTACTTAGAAAGACGCTTACGGCCTTTTGCACGACGTGCATTGATTGTTGCGCGACCGTTCTTAGTAGCCATGCGAGCACGGAAACCGTGTGTACGCTTACGCTTTAGAACTGTAGGTTGAAAAGTGCGTTTCATTGTAATTACCTTACTGATCAGTAGTTTTAGGTTTTTGTTAAACCCGGCGTGGGCATTTTTTCTCTTCTTTATATAAGAAAGGAAAACCGACGCCTCTCAACAAAGAGGCGGAATTGTAATCACTGTCACAAAAAGTGTCAATGATTGGGTTAACTAAAATTCCGGTCGGGGGATTAT harbors:
- the rpmH gene encoding 50S ribosomal protein L34, translating into MKRTFQPTVLKRKRTHGFRARMATKNGRATINARRAKGRKRLSK
- the rnpA gene encoding ribonuclease P protein component, with the protein product MLTPEHYQNVFKQAHRAGSPHFTIIARNNSLSNPRLGLAVPKKQIKTAVGRNRFKRLTRESFRNTQHKLPNKDYVVIAKKSAQDLSNEEMFKLLDKLWLRLSRPSRG
- the yidD gene encoding membrane protein insertion efficiency factor YidD — encoded protein: MASPVSPFAWIALIPIYLYRWFISPLIGPRCRFTPTCSLYAIEALKAHGFVKGCWLSGKRLLKCHPLNEGGFDPVPPVQKQDRDK